A stretch of the Streptosporangium sp. NBC_01755 genome encodes the following:
- a CDS encoding histidine phosphatase family protein, with protein sequence MTTLLLARHGLTHLTGPVLAGWTPDVHLSDAGQAQAKALAARLTSLELDAIVSSPLERCQETAQAVAEGRGEAEVLTDERFGECRYGDWTGRPIAELVKDPLWPVVQAHPSAVTFPGGEFLPAVQYRAVAAVREWNERLGPKAVYLVCSHGDVIKAIVADAMGLHLDQFQRIVADPASLTVIRYTPLRPFVLRLNDTGGDVAGLRLAEGSEGEDGGENPTGSDAAVGGGSGTT encoded by the coding sequence GTGACGACCTTGTTGCTGGCCAGACACGGCCTTACCCACCTCACCGGTCCGGTCCTCGCGGGCTGGACCCCGGATGTTCACCTCAGCGACGCGGGACAGGCCCAGGCGAAGGCCCTCGCCGCCCGGCTGACCTCGCTGGAGCTCGACGCGATCGTCTCCAGCCCGCTGGAACGCTGTCAGGAGACCGCGCAGGCGGTCGCCGAGGGGCGAGGGGAGGCGGAGGTGCTGACCGATGAGCGCTTCGGCGAGTGCCGCTACGGTGACTGGACGGGCCGCCCGATCGCCGAACTCGTCAAGGACCCTCTCTGGCCGGTGGTGCAGGCCCATCCGAGCGCGGTGACGTTCCCCGGGGGAGAGTTCCTGCCGGCCGTCCAGTACCGCGCGGTGGCGGCGGTCAGGGAATGGAACGAGCGTCTCGGCCCGAAGGCGGTCTACCTCGTCTGCAGCCACGGAGACGTGATCAAGGCCATCGTGGCCGACGCCATGGGTCTGCATCTGGACCAGTTCCAACGGATAGTCGCTGATCCGGCCTCGCTCACCGTCATTCGCTACACCCCCTTGCGCCCTTTCGTGCTCAGGCTCAACGACACGGGCGGAGATGTGGCCGGATTGCGCCTCGCGGAGGGTTCGGAAGGCGAGGACGGGGGAGAAAATCCCACCGGGAGTGATGCCGCAGTCGGCGGCGGATCCGGGACCACGTAA
- a CDS encoding DUF3090 domain-containing protein, with protein sequence MPVFDYDPPERFVAGAVGQPGSRTFFLQARGQGRLTTVALEKFQVAALADRLDQLLDEVLRRGEADAPVPAVAPAAPADNAPLDVPISEDFRVGTMALAWDSEAAQVVIEAQEAGVEEEFEPSTLAEPTALRVHISPDAARAFTKRAMALVAAGRPPCPLCAQPLDAEGHICVRLNGYRGSSASSGGGGE encoded by the coding sequence ATGCCGGTCTTCGACTACGATCCACCCGAGAGATTCGTGGCCGGTGCCGTGGGGCAACCGGGATCACGAACCTTCTTCCTTCAGGCGCGGGGGCAGGGCAGGCTGACCACCGTGGCGCTGGAGAAGTTCCAGGTCGCCGCACTGGCAGACCGCCTCGACCAGCTGCTCGACGAGGTGCTGCGGCGTGGTGAGGCCGACGCCCCGGTGCCCGCCGTCGCTCCGGCCGCGCCGGCCGACAACGCCCCTCTCGACGTGCCGATCAGTGAGGACTTCCGCGTCGGCACCATGGCCCTGGCCTGGGACTCCGAGGCCGCCCAGGTGGTCATCGAGGCACAGGAGGCCGGGGTCGAGGAGGAGTTCGAGCCGTCCACGCTCGCCGAGCCCACGGCACTGCGTGTGCACATCAGCCCAGACGCTGCCAGGGCCTTCACCAAGCGGGCCATGGCACTGGTCGCCGCCGGGCGCCCGCCCTGCCCGCTCTGCGCCCAGCCTCTCGATGCCGAAGGGCATATTTGTGTGCGGCTCAACGGTTACCGGGGTAGTAGCGCTTCATCTGGTGGAGGAGGCGAATGA
- a CDS encoding aldo/keto reductase — MEQRYVGRSGLSVSRLGLGTMTWGRDTGAEEAAAQLRMFAEAGGTLIDTADVYTGGDAERLLGRLLRDSVPRSELVLSTKAVLTPAGRRPRDASRKHLVAAIDASLTRLGVNEVDLWQLHAFDPDVPLEETLAAVDAIVSSGRAAYAGVCDYAGWQLATAAAGQRAVPGRVPIVAAQVEYSLLAREAERELIPAAEYVGAGVLAWSPLGRGVLTGKYRTGIPADSRAATPHFADFVMPYLDERCRRVVESVTTAAEGLGVSPLSVALSWVRDQPGVASAIVGARTHSQLSGVLQAEDLTLPVEIREALDDVSAD, encoded by the coding sequence ATGGAGCAGCGCTATGTGGGCCGGAGCGGCTTGTCGGTGTCCCGCCTGGGACTGGGGACGATGACGTGGGGGCGTGACACCGGCGCCGAGGAGGCCGCGGCGCAGCTTCGCATGTTCGCCGAGGCCGGTGGCACGCTCATCGACACCGCCGACGTCTACACGGGCGGCGACGCCGAGCGGTTGCTCGGGCGGCTGCTGCGCGACTCGGTGCCGCGTTCGGAGCTGGTGCTGTCCACCAAGGCCGTGCTCACCCCGGCCGGGCGCAGACCCCGTGACGCCTCCAGGAAGCATCTGGTCGCCGCGATCGACGCCTCCCTGACCCGCCTGGGCGTCAACGAGGTCGACCTGTGGCAGCTGCACGCCTTCGATCCCGACGTCCCGCTGGAGGAGACCCTGGCCGCCGTGGACGCGATCGTGTCCTCCGGGCGGGCCGCGTACGCCGGGGTGTGCGACTACGCGGGCTGGCAGCTGGCGACCGCCGCCGCGGGGCAGCGTGCGGTTCCAGGGCGGGTGCCGATCGTCGCGGCCCAGGTCGAGTACTCGCTCCTGGCCAGAGAGGCCGAGCGCGAGCTGATCCCCGCCGCCGAGTATGTCGGCGCCGGGGTGCTCGCCTGGTCGCCGCTCGGGCGCGGGGTCCTCACCGGCAAGTACCGCACGGGCATCCCCGCCGACTCTCGGGCCGCGACCCCGCACTTCGCCGATTTCGTCATGCCCTACCTCGACGAGCGGTGCCGCCGGGTCGTGGAGTCGGTGACGACCGCCGCCGAAGGGCTCGGCGTCTCACCGCTGTCGGTGGCCCTGTCGTGGGTACGCGACCAGCCGGGGGTGGCCTCCGCCATCGTCGGCGCCCGCACCCACTCGCAGCTGTCCGGGGTGCTCCAGGCCGAGGATCTGACATTGCCGGTGGAGATCAGGGAAGCACTCGACGACGTGTCGGCCGACTGA
- a CDS encoding SCO1664 family protein, which produces MSAESEPTLSAVPATGLDDETAMRLLRDGRLDVAGRLVEATNMTLYCSVRLGELAAACVYKPVRGERPLWDFPDGTLAAREVAAYEVSAAIGWRIVPPTVYRDGPFGPGMCQLWIDTDPEVDLMVLIRSRQPSLRRMAVFDAVVNNADRKGGHLLPLADGHVYGVDHGVSFSAEDKLRTVLWQWRGKPLSREAMNVLTRLERDLEQGRLGRRLRELLTLPEVEATWSRVRRLLDTGLHPLPSKEWPALPWPPI; this is translated from the coding sequence ATGAGCGCTGAGAGCGAGCCGACGCTGAGTGCGGTGCCGGCCACGGGGCTGGATGACGAGACCGCGATGCGTCTGCTCCGTGACGGCCGGTTGGATGTGGCGGGTCGCCTGGTCGAGGCGACCAACATGACGCTTTACTGTTCGGTCCGGCTCGGTGAGCTCGCGGCGGCCTGCGTGTACAAGCCGGTACGGGGTGAGCGCCCGCTCTGGGACTTCCCCGACGGAACCCTGGCTGCTCGCGAGGTCGCCGCCTACGAGGTCTCCGCGGCGATCGGCTGGCGGATCGTGCCGCCCACCGTCTACCGGGACGGCCCGTTCGGCCCGGGAATGTGCCAGCTCTGGATCGACACCGACCCCGAGGTCGACCTGATGGTGCTGATCCGCAGCCGCCAGCCCTCGCTGCGGCGGATGGCCGTCTTCGACGCCGTCGTCAACAACGCCGACCGTAAAGGGGGCCACCTGCTGCCGCTCGCCGACGGCCATGTCTACGGGGTTGACCACGGGGTCTCCTTCTCCGCCGAGGACAAGCTCCGCACCGTGCTCTGGCAGTGGCGCGGCAAGCCCCTGTCTCGCGAGGCCATGAACGTCCTGACCCGCCTCGAACGCGACCTGGAGCAGGGGCGGCTCGGCCGCCGCCTCCGGGAACTCCTCACTCTCCCCGAGGTTGAGGCCACCTGGTCACGGGTCCGCAGGCTCCTTGACACCGGCCTGCACCCCCTCCCCTCCAAGGAGTGGCCGGCCCTCCCGTGGCCGCCGATCTGA